In Populus alba chromosome 9, ASM523922v2, whole genome shotgun sequence, a genomic segment contains:
- the LOC118059141 gene encoding probable indole-3-acetic acid-amido synthetase GH3.1 — protein MAVDNALSSLLGPPACEKDAKALQFLEEMTKNADSVQDNVLAKILTQNSEVEYLKRFNLDGAIDRETFKSKIPMIRYEDLQPEIQRIANGDRSSILSAHPISEFLTSSGTSAGERKLMPTIKQELDRRQLLYSLLMPVMNLYVPGLDKGKGLYFLFVKSETRTPGGLLARPVLTSYYKSDHFKTRPYDPYNVYTSPNEAILCADSFQSMYTQMLCGLLEREQVLRVGAVFASGLLRAIRFLQLHWCELSDDIESGMLNKKITDPTVQDCMVNILKPNPKLAEFVRMECGKENWEGIITRIWPNTKYLDVIVTGAMAQYIPTLDYYSGGLPKACTMYASSECYFGLNLNPMCKPSEVCYTIMPNMAYFEFLPHEPAGISQDPTPKLVDLADVELGKEYELVITTYAGLYRYRVGDILRVTGFHNSAPQFHFVRRKNVLLSIDSDKTDEAELQKAVENASQLLREFNTSVVEYTSHADTKTIPGHYVIYWELLVKNSANSPGDEVLNQCCLAMEESLNSVYRQGRVADNSIGPLEIRVVKNGTFEELMDYAISRGASINQYKVPRCVNFTPIMELLDSRVVSKHFSPALPRWAPERRR, from the exons ATGGCTGTTGATAATGCTCTTTCATCACTTCTGGGTCCTCCTGCGTGTGAGAAAGATGCTAAAGCTCTTCAATTCCTTGAGGAAATGACTAAAAATGCCGACTCCGTTCAAGACAATGTTTTGGCTAAAATCTTGACCCAAAACTCCGAGGTTGAGTACTTAAAACGGTTCAATCTTGATGGTGCAATTGACCGTGAGACTTTTAAGTCTAAAATCCCCATGATTAGATACGAGGATCTCCAGCCTGAAATTCAACGAATTGCTAATGGAGATCGCTCTTCCATCTTATCAGCTCACCCCATCTCAGAATTCCTCACTAG ttCCGGGACATCTGCTGGTGAAAGAAAGCTCATGCCAACAATTAAACAAGAGCTGGATCGCCGCCAATTATTGTATAGTTTACTCATGCCAGTAATGAACCT TTACGTGCCTGGGTTAGACAAAGGCAAAGGCTTATACTTCTTGTTTGTGAAATCTGAAACAAGAACCCCAGGAGGTCTCCTGGCTCGTCCGGTGCTTACAAGCTATTACAAGAGCGACCACTTCAAGACACGTCCATATGATCCTTACAACGTGTACACAAGCccgaatgaggccattctttgTGCAGATTCATTCCAGAGCATGTACACTCAGATGCTCTGTGGCCTTCTAGAGCGCGAACAAGTGCTCAGGGTCGGTGCAGTCTTTGCCTCCGGCCTCCTCCGTGCTATAAGGTTTCTCCAGCTTCACTGGTGTGAACTTTCTGATGATATCGAGTCAGGAATGCTAAACAAGAAAATCACTGACCCGACGGTCCAAGATTGCATGGTGAATATTCTGAAACCGAACCCAAAGCTCGCAGAGTTTGTCAGGATGGAGTGTGGTAAGGAAAATTGGGAAGGGATCATTACAAGAATTTGGCCTAACACCAAATATCTCGACGTGATCGTCACTGGAGCCATGGCCCAATATATCCCTACCCTTGACTACTACAGTGGTGGCTTGCCTAAAGCATGCACCATGTATGCCTCATCAGAATGTTACTTTGGGTTGAACCTCAACCCAATGTGCAAGCCATCAGAAGTTTGCTACACAATAATGCCGAATATGGCCTACTTTGAGTTCTTACCCCATGAGCCTGCTGGGATCAGTCAGGATCCAACTCCAAAACTTGTTGATCTTGCTGATGTTGAATTGGGTAAAGAATACGAGCTTGTTATCACAACCTACGCCGGTTTATACAGGTATCGAGTTGGTGACATCCTCCGAGTTACTGGATTCCACAACTCAGCTCCTCAGTTCCATTTCGTACGAAGAAAGAATGTATTGCTCAGTATTGACTCAGACAAAACAGATGAGGCCGAGTTACAAAAGGCCGTCGAGAATGCATCGCAACTTCTACGTGAATTCAACACAAGTGTAGTTGAATACACAAGCCATGCCGATACAAAGACGATTCCAGGGCACTATGTGATTTACTGGGAATTATTGGTCAAAAACTCAGCAAACTCTCCTGGTGACGAGGTACTGAACCAATGTTGCCTTGCCATGGAAGAATCTTTGAACTCGGTGTATCGACAAGGTCGAGTGGCAGATAATTCAATTGGACCACTAGAGATACGAGTGGTAAAAAATGGTACATTTGAGGAGCTGATGGATTATGCGATTTCAAGGGGGGCATCCATTAATCAGTATAAGGTACCGCGGTGCGTTAATTTTACTCCGAtcatggagttgcttgattctaGGGTGGTATCCAAGCATTTTAGCCCAGCTTTGCCACGTTGGGCCCCGGAAAGAAGAAGGTGA